AAGTTGTAGTCAAAAGAGTGTGCTAATTTCTTCAAAATTAGGTAATATTTATAATAACTTGGTTGGTTTAAGTTATTATTAAGAAAAACCCGTTTGATTTTGATTTCAAACGGGTTTTTGTTTTTATTATTTAAGCAAATCCACAAATAATTCCTCCCATTAAAGTAAGAGAAACAATCCAGAATCCGGCGTGAATAAAGATGTATTTCCATGATTTTCTTTCGAATAAACCATTAATGCCAATTACAGGAAAAGCAAAAAACAAGCCCGCCATAAATCCGTGAAGCGATCCGTGTTTGAATGTGCGATAAGCCGATCCATAATCTGCCATAAACGCTGCAAATGAAGGTTTTGCACTATCCAGTAAAGGTGGTCCGCCTACCATTCCTACCGCACCAGTTTGATGGATGGTCACTGCCATCAGAATTACGGTAATCATTAAAGAAAAAACATACGTTAATCCGAAGATTTTAAGCATATTTCCTGTTCGAAGTTGTTCTTCGGTGAGATTATTTTCTCTCATCCAGATTGTTCCGAAGACTTTTGGGTTGTACCAAATAAAACCAACGACAAGTGTTACAACAGCTGCCAGAAGCAATGCAATAGGGTTAATTTCCATAATATGAGGTTTTTAGAATTAGTTGATCAAATTTAATCAAAAAAATAGAATATCATAATTTTTATAAAAAGTAAATAAATTCATATTAATTAATTACTTATTAACACTTTATCGACATTAGACGCTTTATATCTATGAAATGCATAATTTTATCACAGATAACAAAACCCTAAATCTGTTATGAAATGCCTAATAACTCTTTTGCTAATATTCGGCTTTAGCCTGAATATTTTTGCAGATACTGTATCTGATAAAGAAAAAGACGCTCTGATAAAATTATATTACGCAACAAATGGATCACAATGGAAAATTAAATGGGATTTATCATTGTCAGTATCAACGTGGTATGGTGTTCAGGTCAAAAATGGAAAGGTAACGGCGCTTAATTTAGGCGACAATAATCTGGAAGGACAATTGCCTTCTGAGTTTTTTGATTTAGTGAATTTGACTTCTGTTGATTTACATAAAAATAAATTGCAAGGTCAATTACCAAAAGCAATTAATAATTTCAAGGAGCTTGAAGTTTTAGATATTTCGCTTAATCAGCTTTCGGGAGCAATACCGGAAACTATTTGCGATTTGCAAAAGCTAAGAGATTTAGAACTTTCTAAGAATAAAATTTCGGGAGAGTTGCCTGTAGAAATTGGAAAATTAAACCAATTAGAAGTGCTGTCTTTATTTGATAATGAGATTGAAGGGCAACTGCCAAATTCGATTTATAAGATTCCTGCGTTAAAGGTTTTACTTTTAAACAGTAATAAATTCTCAGGAAGTTTGAGCGGAGAAATAGTAAATTTCAATGCTTTGCAAAATCTTAGTTTGTTTAATAATGGTTTTGAAGGTGAGATTCCTAAAGGACTTGAGAAGTTGCATAATTTATCTGAGATGAATCTTTCGTACAATAAATTTGCGGGAGGCGTATCAAAAAACTTAGCATTATTAGATGCTTTAAATATGACGATGTTCGACGAAAACGGAAATATGTTTTTGTTAGAACTAAATGCAGAAAAAGATAATACCGTAATAATAGAAAATTAATCGTGCTTATGAATGAATTTTACAATCGTTAAAAAAGTTGATTAAATATATTTAGTTAATTGTGAAAACCGTAATTCGTTACGGTTTTTTTATGTCGTGATATTTCGATGAAAATCAGAGTATTAGCGATATATCAAATGATTTTAATTTGTAATCTGCTGATAATTAAGTACTTGATTTAGGGTTTGGATTTTGAAGTGAAAAGTAAAAGCATTTTAATCACTAAATTGTTTAAATCATGAGTACTTATCAAAACAACAGAACTGCGTTAGTATTAATTGATCCTTTTAATGATTTTCTTTCGGATAAAGGGAAACTTTGGCCTTTTGTAAAAGAAACGGTCGAAGGAGGAAATGTCGTTCAAAACATGAAAAAGGTTTTGGAAGCAGCCAGAAAAAGTAATATCCAGATTGTATATGCGCCACACAGGCATACACAAAAAGGAGATTATTTGAATTGGAAGTTTTTTTCGCCTTCTCATAACGGAAGTAAAAATTTGACTCTTTTTGAGAAAGGAAGTTGGGGAGCAGAGTTTCATCCGGAACTTTTGCCTGTTGAAGGAGATTTGATCGCTCAAAACCATTGGACAGCGAGTGGTTTTGCTAATACTGATTTGGATTTTCTTCTAAAAATGCACGACATCGATCATATTATTATCGCCGGAATGCGTGCCAATACTTGTGTCGATTCGACTGCGAGATATGGTGTAGAACTGGGTTATCACGTCACGTTAATCAAGGACGGAATTGGCGCTTTTAATCAGGAAGAAATTAGAGCAACGGTAGAAACGAATTTTCCTAATTACGGGCATTCACTTTTGTCTGCCGATGAATTTGTAAAATCCCTGGAATCGTAAAAATGGAATTACTTGCCGAATGTACTGCAAAGGCAATGATTCATTGTGTTGCAGAAAAAATAGATCTCGCAGATTGGCTTTTTACACTAAAAGATCAGGAATATCAATCTTGTTCTGTAAATCATATTGCGGGTGGAATTTCTAGTTCAATAGACGGAAAAAGAATGTCTATAAATGTCGAAAAAGTAGCTGATAATCTATTGGTTCAACATTATATTGAAGAAATAGGAAATAAAGATCATTGCAGAGTAAATTCGATTTCAGATTCTTTTTCTGGTTTAGGTAATACTAAATTAGGAATTACGTGGGAACTTAGAATCAATGTTTTAACCGCAAATACCTGTGAACTGGAAAATAGCGTAAAAGTATCTTCAACTGATCATTTTTTGACTTTATTAAAATCTGTGAATATTACAGATTTAGCTCTTGTAAAAAGCCAAATGCTTCAAAACGTAGAAGAACATAGTGCCGAGGAAACGCCTTTGTTTGCTGCCGATATTTACAATAAAGTTTTGGCGGGAAGATGGGATTAAATCTAATTTTTAAGAAGAAAATAAATAGGTTTCGAAAGTAGAATTTGTACTAACTTTGTATTGATTTAATAATTTAAGGTAAGTTTATATATGAACTTACTTTTTTTTCATAACTTTAATTTTGAATTCAACTTATAAGCATGTTGAAGTTCTAAAAATAATAATTTAACCTTTTTAATAATAAGATTATGGTAGTACAGTATCAAGGTGAACAATACGGCAAAAAGACAACTTTTAAATTAAGAATAATAGGAAACAATTTATCAAAAAGCAGCTCAAATTATCAAATTGATTTGCTGGTAGGAGACAAGCAGTTGCCTACTTTTACGACATCAATTCATCAGAGTTTGTCAAATTGTTTGAAAGAAATCTACTTATTCAGAAAACACAATGGTATCAAATTCGAAGCTTCTTCAGAGAAAGTTGCTACGCCTTTAGTGCCTTATGATCAGGTTTTATACAACTACAATAAATATGCATTATTTATGGCGTAAGCTTTAATGTGCTTTAAGATAAAAAAGACTGTTCAGATTGTTGAACAGTCTTTTTTTTTATGAATATTTCGAAAAAGAAATTACCGTTGTAAATAAATTTTAGGCAACCAAAACGACATCTTTATGGTATTTTCTTTTGTATTCTAACGGAGACATTCCGGTAATTTTTCGGAATACTTCACGGAATGCTTTTACATCAGAATAACCGACTTCATACATCACTTCGTTTATTGTTTTTCGGTTGGTTTCAAAGGCTTTTTTTGCCGCTTCAATTTTCACTCTTTGCGAATATTCTACAGGAGTATTTCCAGTGGCTTTTATAAATCTTCGGTCAAAATTTCTTCTTCCAACATTTAGTTTTGAGGATAATTCGCCAATAGATATTTTTTCGTCTAAGTTCTTTTCGATGTAGGATTGTGCCAATTGAACCATTTCGTCATCGTGCTTTTTTTGACCTGTGAAAATGGCAAATTGCGATTGCGTATTTCGGTTCATTTCGATCTGAAAAACTTTCGAACAATAAATTGCAGTATTTCTATCGTAATATTTCTCAATCAGATAAATCATCAAATTAAGAAACGAATAAGCGCCGCCATTAGTGTAGATTCCTTTTTCATCGGTAATTAATTCGTCGACTTGTAAATTTACTTTAGGAAACATTGACCTGAAATTTTCGGTTACGGACCAATGTGTAGAACAGCTTTTTCCGTCTAATAATCCAGACGCTGCAAGTACAAATGCGCCGGTACAAATCGTGGCAATTTCGGCACCGTTTGCGTATTGTTTTTCTAACCACGGCAATAATTGCTCATTATCTTTTAGCGCAAGATTATAATTATGGTTTAAAGAAGGTATAATGATAAGATCAGTTTTTGTAATTGCTGAGATATTAAGATGCGGTTTTACGGTAAATAATCCCCCATTGAATTCTATTTTTTCAGAAATACCGGCCAATTGTATATTAAACAGTTCTTTTTTGCTGCTTATCTTATTATAGGCATTTGCTCGGGTAAAGATTTCATAAGCACCTGTAATACTGGGAAGATTATTATCTCCATTTGGAACTATAATGGTAAGATGTTTCATCGTTTTTGATTTTTTTTGACAAGTAAAGGTACTAAATGTTTTTGTCCAAAACTACCCATTACAATGTCTGAATTACACCTTAATGATTTGATTATTAGAGAGTAATTTTACAATTCGAAACTCAAAAAAACGACTTAGAACAATTTAAACAAAACCGATTATGGCAAAAATGACTGTGATTTACACCACTCCAAAGGATAAGGAATTTTTCGAAAAACATTATTTCGAAGTACACGTTCCGTTGGCAAAACAATTGCCGGGATTACTGAAATATGAAATCAATAATGGTCCAATTATTTCGCTTACAGGACATAATGATGTTTATCGTGTAGCCAATTTATATTTTAATTCACTTGATGAAATGATGGAATCTTTTAAGTCAGATATTGGGCAGCAATGTGCGGTTGACCGAATGATTTTTGCCAGCGATGACGAAGTTCAGATTTATGTGTATGATTCAATAAATACCTGATAAATAACGAAACGATTATAAATTTTACAACTATTAAAACCTAAAAAAATGACAACAACAGTAACACCAACAACGACATTATTCGTTAAAATGATCTTAGACAGATGGTACGCTTCTATACTAAATTGCGATACATTACTTAATGCTGTAAGCGACGAAACTTTGCAAAAAGAAATTGCTCCGGGAAAAAATCGAGGCATTTATTTGCTTGGACATCTTATTGCAGTTCACGACGATTTATTGGTTCTATTGGATATGGGACCAAAATTATATCCTGAACTGAATGAACCTTTTATTAAATCTCCGGATAAAACGGTAAAAGAACTTCCAACTGCACAAGAATTGAGAAGTTTCTGGACAAAGCAATCTGAAGCGATAAAACAAAAATTTGACAATTTGAAACCCGAAGAATGGTTCGAAAAACATACGGCTGTAAGCACAGAAGATTTCGAAAGAGAACCTCATCGCAATAAATTGAA
This genomic window from Flavobacterium sp. 9 contains:
- a CDS encoding DUF1761 domain-containing protein gives rise to the protein MEINPIALLLAAVVTLVVGFIWYNPKVFGTIWMRENNLTEEQLRTGNMLKIFGLTYVFSLMITVILMAVTIHQTGAVGMVGGPPLLDSAKPSFAAFMADYGSAYRTFKHGSLHGFMAGLFFAFPVIGINGLFERKSWKYIFIHAGFWIVSLTLMGGIICGFA
- a CDS encoding Two component regulator three Y domain protein, whose translation is MKCLITLLLIFGFSLNIFADTVSDKEKDALIKLYYATNGSQWKIKWDLSLSVSTWYGVQVKNGKVTALNLGDNNLEGQLPSEFFDLVNLTSVDLHKNKLQGQLPKAINNFKELEVLDISLNQLSGAIPETICDLQKLRDLELSKNKISGELPVEIGKLNQLEVLSLFDNEIEGQLPNSIYKIPALKVLLLNSNKFSGSLSGEIVNFNALQNLSLFNNGFEGEIPKGLEKLHNLSEMNLSYNKFAGGVSKNLALLDALNMTMFDENGNMFLLELNAEKDNTVIIEN
- a CDS encoding isochorismatase family cysteine hydrolase, encoding MSTYQNNRTALVLIDPFNDFLSDKGKLWPFVKETVEGGNVVQNMKKVLEAARKSNIQIVYAPHRHTQKGDYLNWKFFSPSHNGSKNLTLFEKGSWGAEFHPELLPVEGDLIAQNHWTASGFANTDLDFLLKMHDIDHIIIAGMRANTCVDSTARYGVELGYHVTLIKDGIGAFNQEEIRATVETNFPNYGHSLLSADEFVKSLES
- a CDS encoding GlxA family transcriptional regulator, which produces MKHLTIIVPNGDNNLPSITGAYEIFTRANAYNKISSKKELFNIQLAGISEKIEFNGGLFTVKPHLNISAITKTDLIIIPSLNHNYNLALKDNEQLLPWLEKQYANGAEIATICTGAFVLAASGLLDGKSCSTHWSVTENFRSMFPKVNLQVDELITDEKGIYTNGGAYSFLNLMIYLIEKYYDRNTAIYCSKVFQIEMNRNTQSQFAIFTGQKKHDDEMVQLAQSYIEKNLDEKISIGELSSKLNVGRRNFDRRFIKATGNTPVEYSQRVKIEAAKKAFETNRKTINEVMYEVGYSDVKAFREVFRKITGMSPLEYKRKYHKDVVLVA
- a CDS encoding EthD family reductase, which encodes MAKMTVIYTTPKDKEFFEKHYFEVHVPLAKQLPGLLKYEINNGPIISLTGHNDVYRVANLYFNSLDEMMESFKSDIGQQCAVDRMIFASDDEVQIYVYDSINT
- a CDS encoding DinB family protein; amino-acid sequence: MTTTVTPTTTLFVKMILDRWYASILNCDTLLNAVSDETLQKEIAPGKNRGIYLLGHLIAVHDDLLVLLDMGPKLYPELNEPFIKSPDKTVKELPTAQELRSFWTKQSEAIKQKFDNLKPEEWFEKHTAVSTEDFEREPHRNKLNIVVTRTSHLQYHLGQLQLLK